The DNA sequence ggGACCGGGGAGGCGAGCGACTCCATCGGCACCACTGGCAGCGCTCCAACCAACAACTCAGATGTGATGGGAGAACTAAGTGCTTGCTGTGGAAGAAATGATGAAGAAagaagatggaaaaacagcCGTTGGATTGATTTCATACATCCTGTTGGAAGCAGTCAGCTAATAGCtccttgttgctgtttttctttgcatttacattgatttattttcttcactgcACTTTTATTGCCTTTATTAAATTTGGGAGAACTTACTGCATTATTGCAGCGGTATTGCACTGTAATTTGTTTAACTTAATTCCACtttaactgattttattttcctctttattgcattttaacaTGGTGTTCTACTGCCGGCTTTGCGGATCTTTACGTCGTCTCTTGCTGTGCAAATAAACTCACTTTGCCTTGAGCAACGGCAACAATAGCAATTGTCATTTGTGGCTGGGAAACATAACATATGCCCATATGACTTCAGCAGTTCATTACGTTCTAAAAACAGCCTTCTTGAACATCACAAATTCAATTTTTCTGGTGTCACATCTTCCATCACAAGCATTTCATCAGTGAATCTGCAGGAGCTTGTTGAGGCTCTGACCTGTTGCAGATGGTGCATAAAGGCCTCGTTCTGACTCATCGAGTGGGTCACGTCCTCCACTACTTGGGTCATGTCTGCTGGGGGCATCAAAAGTTTAGGGATCTCCACAGGTGGTGGTtcaggaggaggctgcaggacTGTGActacaggaggagaggaggactgcaGCCCTGCTGAGGGGGGCTGCACAGACACATGCTGGAGGACGTGTCCGTAGGGCTGCAGAGACGGAAAAGAATGACAGGGAGAGAGTTAAAAACTGAATTTGTCCCATTTAATTTAACGTTAACTGTGCCAGTTTATTCTCAAGTTTTAGGTATTTAACTACAAATCCAGTACATTAGTCTGAAATTTGTAAATAAATGGTTCACAGTTTGAGATTTTTGGAGTCCAGCCATAAggactgcatttcaacatttgcaatTACCAAACCGGATATTTTTAACGACAGGTCAGGACATTTTGTCTTAGTGGCAACATCACTGAATATCACTGATGAGATGTTGGGACAGCAGcccaaaataaagtttttacaACAAGATGTCTAGACAGTTCCCAACAGAACCATCTAAGTCAAAGCATAatctttttctattctttaccaaatgtttttttaaacttaaccaAACATAAGCACAGAGTTTTGACAACAATCAAGTAAAAATTGAACATAaaaattgccaacatttattctggcgacaGGGTTAAAGAAAATAGAAGCTGCAAAGAGAGAGATTTCCTGATTATTAGTTCCTTGCATCGCTCAAGCTTTAAAAATACTGGAGCCtgcatttcccatgatgcaactcacacacacatcttttgaTTAAACCCTTTCTCAATGGTAAATGCCCGCATCTCTCAGAACTTCACAATCCGTGTTTATACCACAAGCTTTTTGTTTGATATATTTCTCAGAGCCTCTGGTGGCACCATTAGGTTTCTCATCTCGAGTCATTGTTGACACTACGTtactgttttcacaggctgagtaGCTCCTTGAACATGAGGAGTTAACTGATGGGGAGGATTGGAGCACCCATCTGTACGGTGTTATCTCACAATGACTTACAGTTCTATGCAATATTGACGACTGAAATTAGCCTaacccattttttttgttttacattttataaactaaacCATTAATTGGCAGCAACAGAAACACTTAATATTATATGCATGCAACATTAAGCAAAATATATTCAAACTACTCTTAGACAGCAGCATGGTTTGCTACCGTAATACGTGTGTTGCTACATAACACACCCAAAAAAAGAGGATTTGATCCAAGTCTCACCTGTGGTATTTGGTGGAAGGTCTCCTCGGAGCTGGTCCTCTCCTCCTGGATGGCTCGTTCTGGCAGCAGCACCACGGAGGCCTGCTGGAGGCTCAGCTGTGCGTCTGTCATTCCTGTCTGAGGAGCCGGGGCCGGGGTAGCGAAGGGCAGCCCCTGAACTACTGAGGGGCCGTTAACGATCGAGATGGAGGTGAGATCTGGGGGAAGCACCCCTGAACTGTTGATCAAGGTTATGTGGTTTCCAAGAGCGGGACTGTGGACCAGGGTGGCACGTTGCCCCTGTCCCCCCGGAGTGTAGGTTCCAGCCAGCTGTGCTGGCATCTGGAAGACAGTGGGGGGCGCTGACTGTAGATGCAAAGGTCCTGAAAGCACAGTGGCCTGGCGGAGTGCTAGCTGCCCTGTAGGGGTGGTGAAGACAGGGCTGAAGTTCAGCTGTCTTTGGGGCACAGTTAGAATCTGAGAGCCATCTACAAGCTGCCCGGCGGAGGGAGTCAGGCTGTGGACAGATGGGCCTTGGTGACTGGTGGTCAGCAGTGGTCGAGCTGCACTGGCAGGCTGGGAGATCGTGACAGGGCACTGGCCTGGAAGAAGGAACTGGTTTTGGCCTTGGAAGAGTCCCTGAGGCTGGAGGACGAAGGAGCCGCCCTGGTTGACCAGCTGCAGGCTGACTGGTTTGGGGAGCTGCTGGGTGGGCTGCTGCGTTGAAGCAGCAGGCTTCCCGCCTGGAGTTTGGGAGAGTAAAATATTTGGTGAGGCAGTCCCAGGGACAAACGTGAGACCTGGAGTGTGTTTTTGCCCTGAAGGCTTGGGGCTAATTTGAACCAGTCTTGGCTGGATGCTGATGGGCAGCTTGGGTTGGATGGGGAGAGGGGCGCGCTGCAGGACGATGcccggagctgctgctgctgtcgcccTCAGGGTCGGGGTGATGAGAGGACGACTGGTCATACTGGGAACAGCCTTGTGGATGATCATACTGGATCCCTGTGCGGGACTCAGGGAGAAGGAGGTCTctggagaagcagcagggaACACATTTCCAGGGAGGAGCCCCATCAGCTGAGGCGGGGCAGCAGGTTTTAGAGAGGGGCAGCCTGGGCCGACAGCCAGGAGGGAGGGCTGGGGAGGTTCCACTGCTGCCTGGGTGTCTCTGGGCAACACCGGCGTGACGGGCAAGGTCACAGACTTGGGTATGAATGGTACTgtgggtggagagaggaggggggcaggTGAGTACAGGGACAGGCTGTCCCCAGTCTGGGCCAGACCTGCCTCCAGAGCCATGGTCTGCTCTGTGATCTCAGCCTCCTGCAGGCTCTGCTGGAGGATATCACATGCCACCTCTGCCTCCTCcgcttcctccacctctcccttcTTTGCCTCAAATCCAGCCTCCACAGGCGTCCCACCTTGCACCACCTGTGGGTCTTCCCCACCCTCCGGCGATGACAGGAGGGCCTCCTCCAGGAAGGACAGATCCACACACCCGGGTGGAGGCGTGTCTGGGGAATCCCTGCCATCTCCCAGCAGAGAGACGGGGctctggaggaagaaaacagtgggagagggacagagagtgAAAAGGACGGGAGAATTGTGTGATTAGAAGGACTTAACAGGAAGCAGTTTCTGGCACAGAAGGAGAGAAATAAATCGTCCTCCTGGGGAAAATGCTGGTTGTTGTGACGCTGCTGGCTGTGGATCCAGACACTCACCGGGGCATCTGTGAAGAGGGAGGGCTCCCCAGAGGAGGAGTTAATGAGCAGgtcttcagtctgcagctggTGGGATAAAATCAGACGATTTTTAGGTTGGGCTCACAAAGTCACGGCGAGAAATGCTCTTTAGTGTTACATTCTGACTCTCTATCACACTCTCAGCCCTCCTCCACACATCTCGCCCGACCGCGAGCCAAGAAATATTCACTTCTCACATTTATCATTTGCACTATTGATTTTCTTATTTGAGTCGCTCTCTATTTAAGACTCTTTTGTTACCTCATTGGTCCCATGAAGGAAGTCGTTCAGGGCTTGGGGGTCACTGCGAAGACGAAGGAGAAGgtggagattaaaaaaaacgaTCAAAATCAGTTTAATCTCAGAAGATTTTGCACACAAAGTACGAGTTCAAGAAGAGATCGGACCACATCTAAAGTCTAAAGCAAGACTTACCACAAAACATCAAGTAGACAAGTCCCATCTTCATCCTCCATGTCAACtaagaagaagagggggaaatTATATAGATGAGGGATCAATCAGCGAGGGAAAACCAATgcattacacacattttactgctaacacagctgcagctacttgttattttttttatggattCATCTCTAAACAGGATTTAATACAGACGGTGATCTAAGTCATACTAGCAGTATCTCTAAAGTCACCATTCATCATCTGAGaaatatctaaaaaaacaaGAGGTCTTCTATCCCAGTCTGACTCAGAGCAACACATGGATTACTCTCCTCTGTAGCTCATTCAGAAAGCTGTTGCCCCGGTGTAACAAGGACAAGAAAAACGAACACTCTTATTCTCCTCTGACAACTTGCTTCCCGGGTTTAAGATCCTCCTCTCGGGGTACAAAGCTGCTAATGGCCTCCACAGTGCCCTCCGTTTACAAACCCAGCTGATCTCTCAGATCACAAGGGATGAATCTAAATTATCTAACAGGATATTTTAGACTTGCACTGACAATGACTTCATTTAAAAGCAACTTTAAGGCGTTTTCTATTTCATTTAGCGCTCTCCTAAAGAAAGTTACTGGtgacaaactgaataaatgaggggaaaaacataaaaacagcagctctgggCATTTTCCTGGCATGGTCTGGGTCCACTTGTCCCCCTTAGAGGTAAAGAATCACTGCAAATCAATACAAAGTTGTTCTGAGTGATCACCTTTATCCCTGTGATGACACATTTCTATTCCAGGATGACAAACGATCCCATGCACAGGACACCAGGGCCCACTGAAGCCTTTGATGGGTATGAAAATGACGTGAATCAGATGGTGACTGACATGTTAGTCAGCGCTCTGCACCACCATCATCAAAACACCAAGAGAGGGAATATCTTTTAGAGGAATGGTTCATCCCTCCGGTAGAGTTCAAGAGAGTCAAAGCAAACGTGCAATGAAGGAACTGTTTGCTTATACACAGATGTTCACCCATCTGTATTTATTAATGAAGGAGTAGCGATGTGTACAGTATCTGTAATTactttcatttctcttttattgtttgattatCATGTAAAGCACCCTAAACTTCAAACTACTGCTTGAATTTCTCCAATTAATCTTTTATTTGGGCTATTAGAagtcagaaaatggtgagaaaTGGGCATCAAGAGGTCCAAAGCCCGAGGTGACATCAGTAAAATGGACTTCAGCAAATTCAATTTAATACCAAAGGCTGTGATGACAGTTTGAGATCAtctctcaacatttttttaagtgtgaaaccagcagatatttttaaggagacctcaggagaAATATCTGACGTGAAGCcgggacatctccagctgtgattGTCTGGACAAA is a window from the Acanthopagrus latus isolate v.2019 chromosome 16, fAcaLat1.1, whole genome shotgun sequence genome containing:
- the si:ch211-168d23.3 gene encoding BRD4-interacting chromatin-remodeling complex-associated protein isoform X1 — encoded protein: MEDEDGTCLLDVLCDPQALNDFLHGTNELQTEDLLINSSSGEPSLFTDAPSPVSLLGDGRDSPDTPPPGCVDLSFLEEALLSSPEGGEDPQVVQGGTPVEAGFEAKKGEVEEAEEAEVACDILQQSLQEAEITEQTMALEAGLAQTGDSLSLYSPAPLLSPPTVPFIPKSVTLPVTPVLPRDTQAAVEPPQPSLLAVGPGCPSLKPAAPPQLMGLLPGNVFPAASPETSFSLSPAQGSSMIIHKAVPSMTSRPLITPTLRATAAAAPGIVLQRAPLPIQPKLPISIQPRLVQISPKPSGQKHTPGLTFVPGTASPNILLSQTPGGKPAASTQQPTQQLPKPVSLQLVNQGGSFVLQPQGLFQGQNQFLLPGQCPVTISQPASAARPLLTTSHQGPSVHSLTPSAGQLVDGSQILTVPQRQLNFSPVFTTPTGQLALRQATVLSGPLHLQSAPPTVFQMPAQLAGTYTPGGQGQRATLVHSPALGNHITLINSSGVLPPDLTSISIVNGPSVVQGLPFATPAPAPQTGMTDAQLSLQQASVVLLPERAIQEERTSSEETFHQIPQPYGHVLQHVSVQPPSAGLQSSSPPVVTVLQPPPEPPPVEIPKLLMPPADMTQVVEDVTHSMSQNEAFMHHLQQQALSSPITSELLVGALPVVPMESLASPVPSERESQPQSHAVSGQDAVMSDQCVEASPLHSDPGDAPLICPSPPSQDADGSAPATFSPPTGPRITLPESSVPQITAPEVQYQVPHQLQVSPALFAQNQIQSSVSQPLPQLQVQLSVPQPQSSVNTSVHSSPLRVSVPQQQPEPTAAGLSKGGDDSAVQQHTQNKPTAALVVESKAFTLDVQPPSPAAQGVQSHGPSAPGESAPIQTSQQTGTKLAGPLEQQREERLTPAMRRHRFQQRICLDHAAVQSPFTGPAFSTLKDAVRRLLPYHTCAGHLPTQDDFNLVDQEFDTVSGFLLKRTKDMVNKYRQLLVREAQQESPSAEMVMLERLFLQAERCALAEDRRRVRRDPESFMMALATSASSPHGAPSSGPSHPVSSGSPSSPPAWTTRLSDRPPGLKTYRSSSRGALRLTIKQESGSRKVVHNSACDPGHKRDHMGQLTNGGGAVNERHSQAPNGAPQHPQHDEEISNGALPCDSAEEVPQTAPNSKIKAPNPVSMPEPQAGGYELPPRDVSAPKLKCYRLDASPRPEQRFSPPPPPLQEDNMLSEHLQSAIDSILELQRLQGPSAAPTRATSGPSLDQAVTSILEGHL
- the si:ch211-168d23.3 gene encoding BRD4-interacting chromatin-remodeling complex-associated protein isoform X2; the encoded protein is MEDEDGTCLLDVLCDPQALNDFLHGTNELQTEDLLINSSSGEPSLFTDAPSPVSLLGDGRDSPDTPPPGCVDLSFLEEALLSSPEGGEDPQVVQGGTPVEAGFEAKKGEVEEAEEAEVACDILQQSLQEAEITEQTMALEAGLAQTGDSLSLYSPAPLLSPPTVPFIPKSVTLPVTPVLPRDTQAAVEPPQPSLLAVGPGCPSLKPAAPPQLMGLLPGNVFPAASPETSFSLSPAQGSSMIIHKAVPSMTSRPLITPTLRATAAAAPGIVLQRAPLPIQPKLPISIQPRLVQISPKPSGQKHTPGLTFVPGTASPNILLSQTPGGKPAASTQQPTQQLPKPVSLQLVNQGGSFVLQPQGLFQGQNQFLLPGQCPVTISQPASAARPLLTTSHQGPSVHSLTPSAGQLVDGSQILTVPQRQLNFSPVFTTPTGQLALRQATVLSGPLHLQSAPPTVFQMPAQLAGTYTPGGQGQRATLVHSPALGNHITLINSSGVLPPDLTSISIVNGPSVVQGLPFATPAPAPQTGMTDAQLSLQQASVVLLPERAIQEERTSSEETFHQIPQPYGHVLQHVSVQPPSAGLQSSSPPVVTVLQPPPEPPPVEIPKLLMPPADMTQVVEDVTHSMSQNEAFMHHLQQQALSSPITSELLVGALPVVPMESLASPVPSERESQPQSHAVSGQDAVMSDQCVEASPLHSDPGDAPLICPSPPSQDADGSAPATFSPPTGPRITLPESSVPQITAPEVQYQVPHQLQVSPALFAQNQIQSSVSQPLPQLQVQLSVPQPQSSVNTSVHSSPLRVSVPQQQPEPTAAGLSKGGDDSAVQQHTQNKPTAALVVESKAFTLDVQPPSPAAQGVQSHGPSAPGESAPIQTSQQTGTKLAGPLEQQREERLTPAMRRHRFQQRICLDHAAVQSPFTGPAFSTLKDAVRRLLPYHTCAGHLPTQDDFNLVDQEFDTVSGFLLKRTKDMVNKYRQLLVREAQESPSAEMVMLERLFLQAERCALAEDRRRVRRDPESFMMALATSASSPHGAPSSGPSHPVSSGSPSSPPAWTTRLSDRPPGLKTYRSSSRGALRLTIKQESGSRKVVHNSACDPGHKRDHMGQLTNGGGAVNERHSQAPNGAPQHPQHDEEISNGALPCDSAEEVPQTAPNSKIKAPNPVSMPEPQAGGYELPPRDVSAPKLKCYRLDASPRPEQRFSPPPPPLQEDNMLSEHLQSAIDSILELQRLQGPSAAPTRATSGPSLDQAVTSILEGHL